The Streptomyces sp. NBC_00483 genome contains the following window.
GGCGGCCATGATCGTTCGAGCCTCCAGCTTGTCCCTGAGCCGAGTGGTGCACTACCGAAGGCGGCTCGGTTCGGGGTTCTCCGAGGTCGCCTCGTCGTCAAGGTCCTGGGCGACGCGCTCCAGCTCCACGCCGTCCGTCTCGGGCAACCCCTGCTGCCCGCTTGATGCGGTGCGATCGCGGGTGCCGGTGGATCGACGGAGTCGTCATACGGCTCCTGCCCCGGGGGTGACGTCTTCACTGCTGGCGTCGGGAGTGGTGAGTGAGCGCTGCCAGCGGGCCTCGAGCGCCGCGAGGATACGGGTATTGAGGGTGGCGGCGACGTGGGAGTAGATGTCGTCGATGTCGTTGTCGAGGGTGTGGCCGAGACGACGGGCCTGGGCGACGTCGGGGATGTCGTCCTCGATCAGCCAGGTCTTCTGTGTGTGGCGCAGGCCGTGGAAGGTCAAACCGGGTGTGATGGGGGCCCAGACGGTGCCGTCGGCCAGCGTGGTGCCGCGGGTTGCCGGGGCCCAGTAGCGGCGTTGGAAGGTGGAGCGGCGCAGCAGGCGGCCGGTGGAAGTCGTGAAGAGGTGTTCGCGGCGATGGCTGTCCGTGTTTTCCGTGATCAGCGTGTTGAGGAAGGGCGGGAGGGTGACCGTGCGGACGGAGGCTGCGGTCTTGGGTGTACCGAGGCTGTGGTGGCCGTTGACTTCGTGGAGGTTGCCGTGTTCGGCGTGGACGGTGAGCGTGGCGGCTTGGGGGTCGTGGGCGGGGCGGCGCAGCGCGGCGAGCTCACCCCAGCGCATTCCGGTGTAGGCAGCGGTGATGATCAGCAGGCCCTGATTGGGGCCCGCTAGGTGGCTGACACGGCGGGCGATGGAGACAACATCGGCTTCGGTCGCGAACGCGTAGGTCTCCTGGCTGCGTTGGCGGCCGCGCTGGCGCGGGATGCGGACTGGGTTGCCGGGAATGAGGCGTTCCAGGACAGCCGCAGACAGGATCAGAGAGAGAAGCTTGCCGATGCTGGAGACGGTGGCGGGCTTGTAGGTGGTGCGCAGGGACTTCAGCCAGACGGTGACGTCGGTGGGCATGATCTCGTGCAGGGCAGTGGTCGACCAGCGGGGCAGGAGATGGTTCTTGAGGAGACTGAAGTAGCCGGCGGCGGTGTTCGCACCGACCTCGACCGTGGGCCACCAGCGTTTCACCCAAGCCTCGAAGAGCGTCGAGGACGGGGCGGGCATCCCGAACGGGCCAAACGAAACAGGCGTCGGCATGGCCACTGATGGCGTAGTCGGCTGTCCCGGGGCTGAGAACTGAATTACGAAGGCGGCTGCGCGATCATAGTCGGGGAAGGTGCCAAGGGTGGCGGCCTTACCTGTGTCCGTCCAGTACCGGACGCGGCAGCGGTCGCCGTGACGTTCGATCCAGGGCATGGCGGGTTCCTCCGGAGCGGGTGCGGATGTTCGTGTGCTGGGTTGCGGGGTCCATGGACGCTCCCTGCCGCCGGGAGCGGAACCGGCACACATGTACGGCACATCACCCGCTGCGGCGGGGCCCGCCGTGCTGGCCCCGTGCGCGCTGGCTCGCGGTCACGAGTGCGTGCAGATCGGCGTCGGAGAAGCGGAGGTAGCGGCCGATCCGGGTGTGCGCGATGGCCCCTTCCGCTGCCTTCTTGCGCAGCCAGGATCCGGGGATCTGGAGGAGCTCGGCGGCCTGGTCGGCGGTGTGCAGACGGACACTTGGGGGCTCCGGCTCCGCGACAGTCTCCGAGATGGTCTTCTTGGCGCAAGATCGCCGCGTCTCGGATTGCACCCTGGTGGACTGTGCCGGTACCTGATCAGTTGGCAACTCCACTTCAGTGCGCGCGGGTTGAGACTCCGGCCCCGATTCCGGAGTGGATACTCCGGGACTTGCCTGCTCCCCTGGAGGCAGCGCAAGTATGTGGGCAAGATCGAGGGCAGGGTGAGCGCTGGGATGGCGGGTGCTGGGTGTGCGGGCGCGCCGAGGGCTCATTGTCGCTCCTCGTCGCAACGCGGTTCGAGTGAGTGCTGCAGAAGTTGGGTCAGGGCGTGCGCGGCCTGCTGCGGGACGACGCTGTTGCCCAGGAGACGAAGTTGGGTGGCGCGGGACAAGCCAGGGACGCCGGTCACCCATCCCTGGGGCAGCATCATCCACTCGACGAACTCGGCTGACAGTCGCCGGGTGCCGATGACCGTGGGGCTTGGAGCGGGACACCCCGTGACGTCTTCCCAGCGTCGGATCGCCGGGGCGTACTCGGCCCACCAGCCGGTAGGTGAGTGACGGCCGTGCGCAGATTCATTCCGCCGCGGCGTTTCGGGGTGGTGCCCGGGCCGCCGATGCCGTCGTGTTTGGTCGGCGTGGGCAGCAGGCGTCCCGGAGTATCCGCGGGCAGGGCCGCAGCAGTGGAGGCCAGGGTGCGCCCGCCGTTGCGGTAGCGCCGATTCGGAGAGCCCTTCTCCCCATCGCTCGCGCGCGGGGTGGGCAACAGGTTCTCGACCTCGTCCGCAAGGGTCGGCCCATGGCCGCCCCGTTTGCGTTTCTCCGGGTGCTGAGACCCACCGTTGGTGCCGAGATTCGCCGTCGGGGTCTTCAACAGCGGCCGGCGTAGCTGCGATGAACGCCCGTGCCCGCTGGTGCGGGGCCCCGACGTCGCTGGCGCGAAGCAGCGTCCACGCCGCATCCAACCCGACGTCGGAAAGGGAGCCGAGTACAGCACCGAGCGCCCGCAGCAGGTGCGCTCCCGGTCCGTCTCTCACACACCTCGGGCAGGGTTCCACGTCGCGAAGAGGACCTGCCGTGGTGCGGGTGGAGTAGATGCCTCGCACATTCTCGATGACCACCAACTTCGGCCGGAGGTACTGGATCGCGGTGACGATGTGGTGCCAGAGCCCCGAACGCGTCCCTGGCACCAGGCCGGTGCGGGGGCCGGCAACCGATAGGTCTTGGCGGGGGGATCCGGCGGTGAGGACGTCGAAGGGCGCAACACGCGTCCAGTCGATCGCACGGACGTCGCCGAGGTTCGGGGTGTCGGGCCAGTGCCAACGCAGCACGGTGCTGGCAGCGTCGTCCGTCTCGGCGTGCCAGGCAACGTGCCCGCCAAGGACGGAGAGGACGCCGATATCCAGGCCGCTGACGCCACTGCATACCGACCCGATCGTCAGGTCAGCTGCTGCCATGGCGGCCGTCCAGGCGACAGGTCCGAGAGCCGTAGGCGGGAGCGGGTTTGCGCGGGGTGCGGCAGCGCTGCGGGCAGGTTCGGCCGAGATCACGATGTGAGGTGTCGGTCGACAGTCCACCGGCACCGCTTCCGTTCCGCAGCACGATCACATCCTCGTGCGCGATGAGATGTTGTGGGATTCCTTGGCGTCGGGCATCGCGGACGTTCTTCATCTGGAAGAACGAGGGACGAGCAACGAGTTGGCCGTCACGCAGGCCGGCGAGGAGGGCGATGTTACGTTCGGCTGGGATGAGGCCCGCGGCTTGACCGGCGGCCATGGCGGCCGAGGGCAGGTCGATGAGTTCGCCCCGTTCGCGCCAAGGCCGGGTGGTGATGACGACCGTGCCCCCGGGACGCAGAACATGACGGCATTCCGTGAGGATCTCGGTAAAGGCTTCGAGGAGGCGGTCGAGGCCGACGTGGGCGAGGTTTGCGGGGTCCTGGCTGTAGCGGTAGTCCGTCTTCGTCACGCCGCGTTCGCCGGATTCGCGGGTGGAGCGGACTTGGCCGTGCACGCTCGGTCCGTACGGGGGTGAGGTGAGGACCAGGTCGACCTTGCGGTGGAGGCGGCTCGGGATGTGATGGGTCGCGTGGCGGGCGTCGCCGAGGTACGCGCACCCGGATCCGGTGCCGCCTTCGTGGGCGGCCGAAGCGGCGTTGAGGCCGGCGAGGTGCGCCCAGCGGGGTTCGTACTCGATGCCGATTGCGTCGCGGCCGAGGTGGATGGCTTCGACCAGTGTGGTGCCGATGCCGCACATCGGGTCCAGGACGAGGTCGCCGGGGCTCGTGTAGGTCGCGATGGCGTGGGCGGCGAGGCGGGGAAGCATTTTGGCGGGGTGGGCGGCGGAACCAGGGAGGTAGCGGCCCTTGCGCTGGGCGGGGGCTGAAGTGGGTGCGGTCGTCCACACCGAAGCGGATGCGTGCACGGCGAACTCCCTTTCGTTCAGGCCTGCTTGATCGCGGTGAGGATGATGAGATCGGCGTGGGTGACGCCGGGCGAGGCATCCGGCGGAGGGGCAGGAGCGATGTGGGTTCCGTCAGGGCGGGCGTACGCGAAGACGATGTGCTGGAGGTAGCGGAAGCCGGCCGTGCGGGCGCTGGTGATGAGGCTGCCGATCGGGTCAGTGAGCCGGCCGTCGTCGCGGCGCTGACGGGTTGCGAGCAGGAGGAGTCCGTCGTTGCGGAGGAGGCGGTGGGCGCGGTGGAAGAAGCTCGGCCAGCCGTCCTCCAGAGCGTCACCTTCAGCAGCTGGGTCGCTGCCGGTGGAGAGGGCGTCGGGGTGGAGTTCGGCGAGGAGAACCGGAGGCACACCGGTGAAGTCGTCCGTGCATGCGTAGGTGGTGGTGCGAGTGCGGGCGTCCATCCCCGGGTCGGTGTCGCGAATGTCGAGTTTGATCAGCGGGGCGGGTGTCCGCCCGGGTCGCTGAGCGAGCTCGGTGCGGATCCTGTCGAGGGCCCAGGAGGGCAGGACCGCGCCGGACCGAGGAGTGGTGTGCTCTTCATCAGGTGCGGGGAGCCAGATCGTGGTCGGCAGGACCTCGTTGCGGGGAGTTGACCGACTCTGTCGTGCGGGGTGGTTCATGGGCGGTGTGGCACCGGGAGATGAGATCCGGCCGTCGTGTGCTGACGTGGATCAATGGAGAAGCACGCGGCGGGGATTGACGCAGTCCGCTGGTCGTTCGAGCGGCCGCTGAGAACTTCGGCATGTCGCATCAGATACCTGCGCGAAGTATGCGGACCCGGCTGTTATCCCAGGTCGGCGCGGGTTCGGTCCAGTCGCGAGCCAGCATCGAGCCACCGCCCTCGATGCAAGGGCAGTGGCATCAACTCTCATCAAGATTCTTTGTGTTCGGTTTTCGGTGCCGCTCGACCGATGGCATCCCTGGCCGGTGGAGGCGGGCCAGTCCCGAGCCATCGCACACACCGGTCCCCTGGCTGATGACCGGTCCGGCTGTGGTTCGCGGCCGGTCCAACGATGGCGTGACGGGGTGGGAGTGCTGGCGGTGCAAGCAGTTCACATCGATCCGTCGGGAGCCCCGTCATGCCGCACCACTCCTCTGCCCGCCGTCTCTGCGCAGCCTCCGTTCGCACGCACACGACGGGATCGTCTCCGTTGCAAGTTCTGGAGCAGTCGTTCCTTGGCCTCGCACAGGCCGCCGTACCGCTGACGCTTCCTGCCCGTCTGGTGTGCGGGCCGGAGGCGGAGGGCGACTGGCCCGTCGACCGGATCCGGGCCCGGCTCATTCACCCCTCCACGCGGGCCGAACTCATCCAGCAGACCTGGCACGAAGTGGTGCGGCGCTCACAGGTGTTGGGTGAGCCGTGGGGCACGGTCGCTGTGGCCATGATCGCGCCCGCACTGCACCGCGTCCTGGCCCGTACTGCCCGGCCCGCACAGGTGGAGCGCGCCGAATTGGAGCAGGAAGGGCTGACCGCCGTCGCCTGCGCGCTCGCAGGGGTCGCCGGGGCGGAGGGGCGCGTCGACTGGGAGTTGTGCCGGGCGGCCGACCGGGCCGTGCACCGCCTCGTGTACGCCGCCCGCCGCCACGCCCTTCATGAAGCCCACGAGCTCGACGAGCGTGATGTCCGTATCGGGCGGCTCACCGCGCCAAGCGCCGGACCAGCGGTCGGGGAAGCGGAGGAGACAGACGAACTGTCGGTGCTCGCGGGGGCCGTGCGGGCGCGCGTAGTCGGCCTGGCTGAAGCGCGCCTGATTGCCCGGACGAGGCTGGGCG
Protein-coding sequences here:
- a CDS encoding excisionase family DNA-binding protein, with amino-acid sequence MQSETRRSCAKKTISETVAEPEPPSVRLHTADQAAELLQIPGSWLRKKAAEGAIAHTRIGRYLRFSDADLHALVTASQRARGQHGGPRRSG
- a CDS encoding DNA cytosine methyltransferase, with amino-acid sequence MAAADLTIGSVCSGVSGLDIGVLSVLGGHVAWHAETDDAASTVLRWHWPDTPNLGDVRAIDWTRVAPFDVLTAGSPRQDLSVAGPRTGLVPGTRSGLWHHIVTAIQYLRPKLVVIENVRGIYSTRTTAGPLRDVEPCPRCVRDGPGAHLLRALGAVLGSLSDVGLDAAWTLLRASDVGAPHQRARAFIAATPAAVEDPDGESRHQRWVSAPGETQTGRPWADPCGRGREPVAHPARERWGEGLSESALPQRRAHPGLHCCGPARGYSGTPAAHADQTRRHRRPGHHPETPRRNESAHGRHSPTGWWAEYAPAIRRWEDVTGCPAPSPTVIGTRRLSAEFVEWMMLPQGWVTGVPGLSRATQLRLLGNSVVPQQAAHALTQLLQHSLEPRCDEERQ
- a CDS encoding tyrosine-type recombinase/integrase, encoding MPWIERHGDRCRVRYWTDTGKAATLGTFPDYDRAAAFVIQFSAPGQPTTPSVAMPTPVSFGPFGMPAPSSTLFEAWVKRWWPTVEVGANTAAGYFSLLKNHLLPRWSTTALHEIMPTDVTVWLKSLRTTYKPATVSSIGKLLSLILSAAVLERLIPGNPVRIPRQRGRQRSQETYAFATEADVVSIARRVSHLAGPNQGLLIITAAYTGMRWGELAALRRPAHDPQAATLTVHAEHGNLHEVNGHHSLGTPKTAASVRTVTLPPFLNTLITENTDSHRREHLFTTSTGRLLRRSTFQRRYWAPATRGTTLADGTVWAPITPGLTFHGLRHTQKTWLIEDDIPDVAQARRLGHTLDNDIDDIYSHVAATLNTRILAALEARWQRSLTTPDASSEDVTPGAGAV
- a CDS encoding TRM11 family SAM-dependent methyltransferase, whose protein sequence is MHASASVWTTAPTSAPAQRKGRYLPGSAAHPAKMLPRLAAHAIATYTSPGDLVLDPMCGIGTTLVEAIHLGRDAIGIEYEPRWAHLAGLNAASAAHEGGTGSGCAYLGDARHATHHIPSRLHRKVDLVLTSPPYGPSVHGQVRSTRESGERGVTKTDYRYSQDPANLAHVGLDRLLEAFTEILTECRHVLRPGGTVVITTRPWRERGELIDLPSAAMAAGQAAGLIPAERNIALLAGLRDGQLVARPSFFQMKNVRDARRQGIPQHLIAHEDVIVLRNGSGAGGLSTDTSHRDLGRTCPQRCRTPRKPAPAYGSRTCRLDGRHGSS